Sequence from the Leptospira johnsonii genome:
CAAATAACTTAAGAGCGGAACGAATGATCCTCTCTTTGGACTCGTCTTGTCTTTTGTGAAATCTTTCTTCTGCCGATTCCTTGTCGGTTTGATATTTCGGGTCCTGATCGGGTGTGACCTCTGGGTCCGAGGGAATATCTATGTTTTCTGATAAAGGACTATTTTCCATTTGGGCAAGCATTCTTAAATTTTTCCTCAATGGTCTCGTTCTCTTTTAAGAATTTCCTTAGTTTAGTATTAAGTTTTTTTAATTCTTCTCTTTGGAACTGACTCATTTATATTTCTCAGGATCGGAGATGCGAGTTTAACTATTAGTAAATTTGAATACAACGACTTAGTAATAAAAAATATGCAATTTTCCTATTATTAAGTTGTTATACCTAATTAAGAATGTGCCGAGTTTATTTTCTCTGAAAAAATAAATAATCCAATTTTGCAGATTGAATTATTTAGAACAAAGATTGTAATATTCCGAGGATCTATAACATTAGTTTTCCGGACCCAGCATTCTAAACCTATTGTAATAAATCAAAAAAATAGATAACTGAACTGAAATTTGGGAACAGTAGTTATCATTATTAATAATGATTTACTCGCACCAGCAGGTTTAATATCGGTTCCATGAAAGGTACAAAATATACGTAATCAAGTAAAAAAATGTACAAAAAGTACTTTTTTGTCTAAGGATCAAAAATGAAGAAAGTTAAGGACCCTGAAACATTAAAACCTTCCCGGGCCCTAGGATCTGAAGGTAAACGGCTGTTACATGCGGTGCATCAATATGGAATACAGCGAGCGGTCGAAAGAGTAAATATTACCCAGCATACCTTTCAGAGATGGGCGCGAAATGATGATAAAATAGAGGAATTAATCTTAAATGAGCTCTTAATTCAGCTAGGAATATCAAAAACTTACATTAAAACCGGCAAAGGTATCTGGCAGGCCACCACCGAAGAGCAGATGTCAATTTTTGGCGACCTAGTGACTGATCTTGTTAAGTCACAAAAAGTAAAAGAAGACGTTCAGATGAAGAGGGTTATCGATCTAACCCTTAAATTGGAATTAAGTGATAAAGAACTGCTGATCAACGTGTGTCATAAGCTATTGCAAGAAAAGAAAAATAAGAATTTACGATCTGTAATCTCACTGATTTTGAATTTACCTCGATCCTCTTATGAATCGGCATACAAACAATTATTGAGCTTAGAAAAGAAAGTATACGATTAATTGAAAGTAAGACTTTCTTTATAGATCTAATTGAAAAACGATTTTGTTATTTTTTCTGAGGCTTCAGCTAAGTATTCAATTGGCGAAACCCTGCCTAACAAAAGACGCTGAATACCGGACATTTGAATATTCTTGAGTTCCTCAGCTTTTAGTTTTTCGTATCTATCGCAGATTTCCTTGTATCCAACTGGGTCGATTTTATTCAATAGATATCGATTGATGGTTATTACAATGGAAGAAATTCGAGGACTTCTAAGATTTTTTCCGAAGTCCTCTATATCTACGTTAAATAATCTATATTTTGTAACCGGTATCCAGCTAAACCAAAGGAAAAAAATCAATCCAATGGCCAAAATGGAATTATGAATCAATTCTTTCGAAGAGCTAAATAAAAGAAAACCGACTGAGAAGAGGCAGGAAAATAGAATCCCCGTAAAAAGGTAAATTGAATGAAGTTTTTCGAAATAGCTTCCTTGGAACATGTTATAAACGATCCTGCCCATCCCCCAAGCAAGTGCCGTATAAATATAAAATATAGAAAGATTATAAATCAATCCTCCGTGAAAATAAAAAGAAGATCCATTGAATAAGAAAGGCGAACCTATCCCTAATATAAATAGGATAGAAAATACTATAATTGCTATAGTATGGGCTATTGAGAAAAGACGCGGAACAGGAGTTAAGTTATTTGGGTTAGAATAGTTTCGAATTATATAGTTTACTAAATATGGAATGAAAAGGGGAGGGATTGGTATTAGATTTGCGATTGTGAATTTAATTTCGAGATCTATTCCAGATTCTAAGAAAAATAATAATATTGACCATAGAGCCATTAAGGAAGCAATCGAAGTGAAGGCCAAAGATAGCTTTCGTCTATCGGATTTAATATAAAAAAATATCGCTGAGCAAAGAAGAGCTATAGAAGGCACGAGGGACAAACGATTTCTCCTAACTATCTATCATTTTCAATTCAACCATTGAAATTGATTCAGAATTGGCAAGGATTCTAATAAATTTTATTGATTAAGACATTGAATGTTCAGGAATACTACTCTAATTGGGAGACTGAAGGTTCTTTACATAAACAGATCAGATACTTAAGTAATGAGTAAGGCGAAACATAATGCCGGAATCTGAATTCAGATTCCATAAATCGTTAGAATCTAATATATAAACATATTAGAAAGAGATGTTATTTGAGAAACGCTTATTTTGCCAATGCTTTCCAAAGAGTTAAACCGGAAGCATGTAAGGTCTCTGTAGAAAGTCGGATATAACCGCCTTTGGCCATCTTCACCATTCCCACAAAACTTCCATAACATAAGGAAACTAGCTCCATGGAACCTAGGTCGGATCTGATATCACCTTTGGCTTTAGCTTGTTCTAAAAATGTGCAAATGAACTCCATGGTTTGGGAGGTTGCCTTCTTACTGGCTTGGTCCAAATAAGGAGAATGATAGTGTAACTCTAAAAATTCGAACGCTTCCGGATAACGATGGTAGAAAGTTGCAAGTGCCTTCCATAAATGAATGAATAGGTCTTTGGACTTTGCTTTTTCAGGATAATTTTCTGCGAGAGTTTCTCTCAGTTTGTTTTTCCAGAAACGATATAACTCGTTTACTAGTTCTTCTTTGTTTTTATAATATCTATATATTGTTCCTGCGCCTATTCCTGCGTCCTTAGCTAGATCCGGTATAGGAGTTGCTTCAAAACCTTTTTCGGTAAATAACCTTAAGGCAGAGGTGAGTATTCTTTCTTTTTTATCTTCCGGATCTCGAACTACTGGCATCTGGTTTTCCTGGAATTAGGGAATGGAACCGAAGTATTCCACTTCTCTTTGTAATGTCACACCGGTTTCTTTTTCCACTTTTTCTTGGACAGTATTTACAAGTCCATAGACATCGGAGGCTTTTGCTCCTCCGGTATTCACTATAAAATTACAATGTTCCGGAGAGATTTGGGCTCCGCCTATTTGTAAACCTCTCAGGCCTACCTTGTCTATGAATTGCCAAGCTTTGATCTCTTTTCCTTGTTCGTCGAACACCTTCGGGTTTTTAAACATGGAACCGGCACTTTTTTTGTTCTGGGGCTGAGAAGAATTTCGTTTGTCCCTTTTTTCTTTGAGAGAAGCTTCAATCTCTTCTAAGTTTCCAGGCTTTAATTTGATCTGAATGGAAAGAATAATGGAATCTTTTCTTTTTAAGAACTCAGTAAATCTATAACCGTGTTCTATCTCGGAAGGTTTTCTTTTTAGGACTTCTCCATTTCTCAAGAATTCTACTTCTTGGATAAGATCGAAAAGTTCTCCTCCGTAACATCCAGCGTTTTGGATGACCGCTCCTCCGGTCCAGCCTGGGATGGTGCTTAGGAATTCTGCGCCAGTATATCCTTTCTGAGAGATTTGACGGAACACCGGAGTGGTGTTGGTTGCAGCTCCTACACGGAAGATACCTTCTCCCATGTCTTGGTATTCCTTAAATCCTCCGGAGAGTTTTAAGATCACAAAATCATCCGGGTGATCTGAGATCAGGATATTGGTACCGCCCCCTAAGATCTTCCATGGTAGATCCAGTTTTTTGAATACGGAAAGTGTTTCTAGGATTTGTTCCTGGGTTTCAGGCTCGACCATTATGGGAGAAGTGCCTCCGATCTTAAAGGAGCAATGAACGCTCAAATCCTGATTTTCCCGGTAGGGTAGACCGGAATTTTCTAGGGAATTCTTTAGTTCTCGGATCTGTATTTCGGAAAGAATGGTCACTTTATTCAAGTTTCCCCGTTCGGATCTAGGAGCAAGAAAAAAGTCTAAGGCCTAAAAAAGGCTTATGAGAAGAGT
This genomic interval carries:
- the murB gene encoding UDP-N-acetylmuramate dehydrogenase codes for the protein MTILSEIQIRELKNSLENSGLPYRENQDLSVHCSFKIGGTSPIMVEPETQEQILETLSVFKKLDLPWKILGGGTNILISDHPDDFVILKLSGGFKEYQDMGEGIFRVGAATNTTPVFRQISQKGYTGAEFLSTIPGWTGGAVIQNAGCYGGELFDLIQEVEFLRNGEVLKRKPSEIEHGYRFTEFLKRKDSIILSIQIKLKPGNLEEIEASLKEKRDKRNSSQPQNKKSAGSMFKNPKVFDEQGKEIKAWQFIDKVGLRGLQIGGAQISPEHCNFIVNTGGAKASDVYGLVNTVQEKVEKETGVTLQREVEYFGSIP
- a CDS encoding TetR/AcrR family transcriptional regulator; amino-acid sequence: MPVVRDPEDKKERILTSALRLFTEKGFEATPIPDLAKDAGIGAGTIYRYYKNKEELVNELYRFWKNKLRETLAENYPEKAKSKDLFIHLWKALATFYHRYPEAFEFLELHYHSPYLDQASKKATSQTMEFICTFLEQAKAKGDIRSDLGSMELVSLCYGSFVGMVKMAKGGYIRLSTETLHASGLTLWKALAK